From the genome of Nicotiana tabacum cultivar K326 chromosome 2, ASM71507v2, whole genome shotgun sequence:
AGCAAATAAACTAAGTCATAGATACAAACATTCAAATGAACGGCAATGACTTCATTAAATCCTAGTAGCTCAAAGGGGTGGAATCATAACAAAAGACAACAAAAGGCAATGTCGGAATGTTCTAGTAGCTCAAAGGGGTCGAATATGAGGTGTCGTTGCGGACTTGCTACCAATTATTTCATGGAATGGACTCCTTCAAATGCTGGGAGAAAGTTTTTCAAGTGCTCGAAGCATGAGGTAAGTAAATATTTTTATGGGTTCTTTTAATTATTCCGATTTGCttgtaaatttattttatttatttttggtttttaggaTGAAAAATATTCCTATTGGGAATGGCAAGATGAAGAGCTTCCTCTTAGAGTTTCAAATCTCATATGCagtttaaagaaggaaaatgaagctctaatccgtgaaagaAATATTCTCCACAGGAAAGTTTGATCTTGAGAATGTTATGATGCTCGTCGATCATGGAGGAATAGAAGCCTTGGAATTGGAAAGATATGTACTAATGGAGAAAGTGACCGGTTTAGAGTACTCATTTGTGCTTGATGCTAAATTTCGGAAGAAGATGTGAATTTTCATGTGTGTGATATTGGGATGTTTTGTTATGTTCTTTGGATCCATGGGGAATGATATGTAATATTAGTGTTATTATGGATTAATTGTTGTCTTTTATTATGTAATAAAATATTATGTTTTTGTACAAGGATTTAGTGAAGTTATTGTCGTTCATTTGTTGTGTCTATGGCTGAGTTTATTTGCTATGATAATTAGTTTGGTGTTATCAAATAGGTGTCTAAGTAAACTGATATGGAGTTGTGAAGTGTTTGAGAAATGACTATTATAACTGACTCATATATGCCCCTGTAAAATTCGAATTAGATCTAACTTGCCCTCATATATATTCCATGTGGCTTTATGAGTCTCTCGTTAGTGATGGAGGGCATATACGAGCCCATTTGTTGACGACAAGAGtagaatagagaccaacttttaaCGGAGGGCTAGTCTGTCCTATTTCATATAGTAAAGGGGTATTTTAggcatttttccatttttttattaCCAATGCACCCATTTCTCTTTTTGTAATAAATAaaattggtttaaaattttatttatttttcaatcataTACAAACCGTAGAATTTAGTGGGTCTATTTATTGTATATTATATGTAGCTAATCATCGtgtatgtacatgtatattcaaatatattttgttattGCCTGGTTAGTATAGAGTTCGATCCACTAACTGTAGGCATTTaattaaagcaaagttgaattAGACAATGTAAAGTCTCCGAGGAGCTTCAACTTcaatcactaatacttgcaaagtTTACATACATTTGGTGCaacaaattcattaaaattgggatgttgtaaatacttttagaatttagaaaagctgcctaatttatattttttaatttactatatactttatttattcggttgtattatttaatttttttttttctaattcatGAAGTAggtaaattttaattatttaaaaaatagtggaccaagaaaaacaacaagtgatttaaataaaaggaatttggGAGATTGTGGATTACTTAAATGATCAAAggatatttttaaaagtttgctgattGTGGGGATAAATATAGCCCGATAATATAACGGTGGGAGTAAATTTGACccgataatataatgaatattAAATGTAGATAATATATGAAAATAAAggggtatatttgacccttttcccTAGAATATAAATGCCACATGGGAGGCTACTTTTTAAAAGGTGGAGTGTTTGGAATGTAGTGTCCAGCCTTTCCATAGCTCAATCACGGACTGAACAGCAAAAGTAAGTGCCAAATTTGTCTGCACTTCATTTCCCTTCTCCAATTCACATACTGTCACTTGGACCAAAAGCTTGAAATTTGAGGCCAAAAAGTCGCAGCTTCCTTTGGAACCTTATGGCTATTTAATTGAGACAGAAATTAAAGCTTATTATATTATACAATTTGTCATATATTATACGTGGTACTATTACTATTTATTCCCAAGTCAATTGCATTACAAAAGATATTGTAGGCCTATCTTTTATTTATCCCTCTGAACAGCTAGCTGCCGAATTAAGAATTTTAAAGATTTTAGTGAACTAATCTATAAGAGtacgaaattttaaaaaatggacTTTGCCGTGCTAAATAACTTATAGAAGATATTTGGAAAACTAAAAATGTTACTACCCTTTTTAGAACTTATATAAATCTTTGCTAATTCTTTTTCTACAACTATTTTTACGGATTTCCATAAATGCAAAGTAAAATTTGTGACCAAGGTAAACTGTGAAAAATCTTATGGGCTGACTTTCGTAAAACACTCCCTATGATTGCCTAAACACTTTCTAACTAACTgtattttgattaattttattCACCTAACCAGATCAACTTCTAGGTAAAATGGTCAAAAAGAGGAAGAGAAGAGATTAAAAGGCAATGAACTTGTTAATAGTATCTTCTTCATAAGAATGCCTGTGTTAGAGCTAGATAGTGCCATGGTGAATATTTATTTACAATTTTATATGTATATAAAGCATAAACTGTCAAACACTTATAGAGCTGGCTTTCTTTTATGTTTAACTATCTGTTAATCGAAATCTACTTATCTGATTAATTAATTTGAATATACGTCATGCAGGATGCATTCAAGGGGATGCGATCCCTATAAGTTTTTTAATTCGCATAGCTCAAACTCAAAAAAATAAAGGAATCATATTCAACTCAACACATTCACATTGGTGAGTGCCTTTGTAAACATTTTGTAACTCACACTACTTCTTTGATTTACTCACCCAACCCTAGCACCCTATAGgtgaaattttaaaaagaaatagaaaaagggAAAATCCAACAGTAGTATCTTCTCTATAAGAAAGGCAGTGCTAGAGGAAGTGCCATAGTGTACCATTCTCTTTGTAACATTTGGCAACACTTCCCTCTCCTTACCAATAATGGAGAAGTTCAATGTAGCTAGAATTTTATTGTTCCTTCTCCAACTTGGAACTTTGCTTATTGCCCATGCATGTCCTTACTGCCCTTATCCTCCTTCCACTCCAAAACACCCAAAATTGCCTCCCAAACATCCATCTCCTAAGGTAAAACCACCTTCTACCCCCCACCACCCCAAACAACCTCCTCATGCAAAACCACCTTCAACCCCCACCCACCCTAAACACCCCCCGCATGTAAAACCACCTTCCACCCCTACCTACCCTAAACACCCCCCACATGTAAAACCACCTTCCACCCCTACCTACCCTAAACACCCCCCACATGTAAAACCACCTTCCACCCCTAAACACCCTACACCAAAACCATGCCCTCCACCCCTACCTCCCCGTGTCAAGCCACCTCATGTAAAACCTCCATATGTCCCAAAACCACCAGTAGTACATCCACCTCCCACTGTCAGTCCACCTTATGTGCCTAAACCACCATCACCAACACCACCTGTTGTTTCACCACCAGTCATTCCAAAACCACCAGCGCCAACACCACCTGTCGTTTCACCACCAGTCATTCCAAAACCACCTGTTGTTTCACCACCTGTCACTCCAAAACCACCAGCACCAACACCACCTGTTGTTTCACCACCAGTTATTCCAAAACCGCCTGTTGTTTCACCACCTGTCACTCCAAAACCACCAGCACCAACACCACCAGTCGTTTCACCACCTTTTGTACCCAACCCTCCAGTGGTAACACCACCACCTTACGTGCCAAATCCCCCGGTTGTTACACCACCAGTTGTGAAGCCATCTCCACCACCTTCACCATGCCCTCCGCCACCACCGCCGGCAATAGTACCATCACCACCTGCACAGCAAACTTGCCCCATTGATGCACTCAAGTTAGGTGCTTGTGTGGACGTGTTGGGGGGATTGATCCACATTGGAATTGGTGGCAGTGCTAAACAGACATGTTGTCCACTTCTTATGGGACTTGTGGATTTGGATGCAGCCATTTGTCTTTGCACCACTATTAGGCTCAAGCTCTTAAATATAAACATCATCCTTCCTATTGCTCTTCAAGTTCTTGTTGATGATTGTGGCAAGTATCCACCCAAAGATTTCCAGTGTCCTTCATCCTAAGTCAAGGttgttatctttttgtttttccctTCAATTTTGTTACTTCAACATTAAAGTTAGATCATAACATTATGCAATATGATGCAGGATATGTTGCTAAAATTAATAGGAAAGGCTCATTAGCTTGAACGGGACATTTGATTAATTCTGCTGCATTTTCATAGTTGAAGGCGCACTCTGCGAATGCAAGGGGTGTGAGATTGCAATTTCCATTTTATCATGGCGAataaattgaaggaaaaagagAGTGACAAATGAACTCCTCCAATGGAGATAAGCTTTTGACGTGTTATTTACCTTTCATTAATGTACGGAATGTTGCATTTTCATTGTTTTGATAGGGAAATACTTTTTAAGGTGCTTTATATATAGTATTTGCTGATTTGAAAATATGAGCATGCATGAGGTAAGAACCCACTTAACTCGTCCTTCAATCAGAGGTACTGGAGCCAAGATTTGAAAATATGAACATGCATGAGTTAAGAACTAAGAACATGCATGaggattttaaaattttgaagttagtatcttctaaattaataatttatatatattcaataaattttttaagacaaatacattaGTTCGACCAAGTCGAATCCGTAACTCCTGCTCTCCTTCCGCCATGCCTGTAAGTCCTGCGATATAAGTATAGAACATGACGTCCCTTCGGGAATATTAGATAAAAGTGGAAGGATACAAGAAAAATTAGTATAACAACTATGCACACAAAAAAGTATAGAACATGACCACGACAATGGAACACCTTAATCTCTTGTGTGAACAGATTCTTTGATTTGAAAGAGTACACTGCCCGGATCACAAAATATTCTTTTGGAATGTATGGTTCCCAATACGGAGTCAATTAGTAAAACTTCGAAATTTACGTTGTGTAAGATGAACCTATTTGAGGTGTATAACACTCAAtaatgtaaaaataataattacacgtaatttaattttttgtatatataagaGGTTACTATTTATTCTAGGACATgaattcaattattattattaaatggaGTTAACTACGAGGTTATAATTACTTTTTAACCTATTTGATTTTGTAATATCTTACAACATTTGCAATTTTGTATACAACTTATTAAACTCGGCACAATAATTgctttttaatttgcttttattttttgtgaGGGTACCGTCTATAATGGAGAGCTAAATCAAAATTGAAGTACTACGTAGCACTCATCAAAATACTCGATCCTTTCTACACTagaattaaaaattattgaacGTATATGAAGATACTGGTCACCTTAGGGACAACTTAGATATAGTtcgtttttcctttaatttattAGGACTAAAAATAGGTGTGGTCACCTTCTAGTTagtttttcaaaaactttagtACATGAAGTATCTTGAGATGAGCAGTTTCCCGTATGGCTTGCACGTGTGACTCTTTTGCTTTGTTAATGCATGAATAAGAGACTACTCGTTTTGATggggaaaaaaataatttaaaaattattagaAGGTATTCATGAACTTCTccagaaaagataaaaatgaatAGAAACACGAAAATGGAGCAATTGAAATGCATAAATAATTCTATCTACTACTAATGCGGTTATGCCCGGGCAAAGCCCGCGCCCAACGACTATATATTTAAATATACATCTATTTAATGTTTCTCTGCTAATTTttagtggtaatattatccttgTACCATTCAGAAGCTTTTTAAGTATACTTTATTTGACATAAATTATTTATCAtatttatttaatcatttatTAGTTCCTTAAtgatacaatttaaatatttaactaaactatatttgaatttgtaattttaaattagAGATTATTTGAGTGATTGTAAATTTTTATTATcaatttaatttaagaaaattcAGAAGAAAAAGTGAAGATGTTAAAAAAAGTTCAAAAAAATTATATAGTGTATTATGACCAATAACTTTTTGGGTCCGGGTTCTAAacaaactttaaataattaaaagtaataaaataacttAAATCTGTTATTTCTCCATTGTTGGTGTCGATTATGTGTATACTCGAGTgttttattaccaaaaataataattattaaatattaattaaaaataatgaTTATTAAAGGATACTTCATgctctttcttttcaaataacgAGTCATTTAAATTCGATCGATTTATGTAATGCCAATTACGCAAGTCGTAAAAGACTCATAAAACCATTTGATCCTAATTTTCTAGTGCTTTTTTCATGAAATTTTTTAATATCTTAGAAAGAGATGATTGGCTTACAAAATGAAATTTATTTTCCCTTCTTATGCTAGCACTAACCCAAGCGAAGATCTTTGTAATTTACGGTATTTACTCTATTCTTcgtattcttttttatttttaaccaGATTTTCTAATTTTTCGTAATTCTTTAGACCATAaactttgaaaaagaaaaatacttctcGCTGCATTATCTTTCAAACTTCAATATAAAATGAAATGAGATCTTCACCACTCTCCAGTAGAAATATGAAAGGTATCAAATACGTAGTACTTTAGCACATACACATTTATCAATGACAATAGAAGTTAAAAATGTATCTATAAAAAAAGGAGGATGAACGAATTAAATATTAATGCTCATAATATTATTTCAATAATAGATTTTCTCATTTTAAgaagtttgtttttcttttcaaacaaCTGAATGAAACGGAAAGgtaattatttttctattttgctCATTTATAAAATATAGTTTCTGGCAAAATTGTTGAAGCTATATAGCGTTATAACGTTAATGATTAACTTgactaatttatttttaattaatcgGATATTAATTGGCTCATATATCAAGTATATTATATAATGATAGACTAAGTTTAGTTATAATATAATCATAATATTAGATAAACTTAAATGTGAATTCAAATAAGGTGTGGTAACTTTCTTTCAATCTAAACCACATAAAAATATTGAAAAGTTGAAAAATACGTTTTCCTactttaaaatctcattttattaACAAATATTTGCATAGTACAAAATAACAATTCCTTTCCCTCTTAATTGTTTTTGAAGATTTTCTTAAAATGTTTCTTCTTGTTTACAAAATGACATTCCTTTTCCTTTAATTTTTCTGATGATATTGTTAATTTTCCCTGTTTAACGGAATGATGACATTCCCTTTCCTTTTTCTCGAAGATTCTCTACAATATTGTTTATAGTTTGATAATTCAACAACTTAAACACATctacaatttttttttcaaaactaaatttaACATTGAAGTGTTTCCCAAATTAAACTTTAATTGACCCACTTAAATTATTGTGGCATTCaagctaaataaaaatattataagcTGTAATGTTTGTGATGCTATCCAGTTTAATATTAGCTATCTTAGATGTAGTcatgaataaaaaaaaaagtccaAACTGCAATACCAcaatttatatttgaaaaatgaaCTTTCTTAACCTTTGGAACTATGCAAATTTTTTAAATTGCAAACCAACACAATTTTGCCTGTTAGAttaaagtccaaaatgacaatgaatgtataaaaaataataagtatCAAATAGAAGTTTATTTTGTCGATAGTTTATTTAAATAAATCGGAATCAAAAAGTACAATAGGTAAATTTGTATGGTATATGACAAGATTCCAAAATGAATATGTAGCCTACCTCTCTCTAATCTCTATTCTATCTCCTAACATTATCATGTAAAATGGTTTTTGCTGGCATTTAAAATTTGTCACAGGTTTGCTAAATTTACTAAAATTTTATAAAGATAATTAGAGTTAGTAAAGAGCTAAATAAGAGATAAAATTATACTCCAAGAGTTAGCATTTGAAAAGCTGTCATATTTATCTAAGCAAAGAGATCCACATATTCAAGTGGGGCCcagattttctttttctatgtTAAAAGAAATGATAGTGTTTTAAGAGCCaccaaagggccaaatatacccatgTATTTTCGAAAATGATCTAATAATACCTTTCGTTATATTATTGGGCTATATATACCCATCtcgtcatactttggaacaaacatacccttattttggatggagtgtcatgtgtcagcaccagatgaaaacgacccatttcttttttttttacccgatccgtTTTAAAAATCCCACGAcccgacccgttttaaaattcagtttttttaaagcatatattttgtaaaaactggaatttttttttgtaaaaattgaaaaaaaaaaagaatttgcaaaatatatatttttaagtcttttctgtttttttaagtatttatttttgtaaaaactgaagaagaaaaaaatgaaaaatgctttaaaaactgaaaaatatatattctgtaaaaactGGGGGAAAacgaaatttgcaaaatatatatttttaagtcttttcagttttttttaagtattttttttgtaaaaactgaaaaaaatattttaaaaaaaattaaaaaaaaaaactctcctaaagcagtggactacatatgcattagttttaaaaaataaaaatattttgcaaaatcttttttttttccagtttttacaaaaacaatactttaaaaaactgaaaaaactgaaaaatatatattttacaattttttttttttaatttttacagaatatatatttttcactttttaaagcattttttttaaaaaaatcagtttttacaaaaaaaaaatactttaaaaaaactgaaaaagacttaaaaatatatattttgcaaattccttctctttttttttcagttattacaaaaataaattttagtttttacaaaatatatgctttaaaaaaactaaattttaaaacgggtcgggtggtggattttttaaaacggatcgggtaaaaaaaaaTGGGTCGTTTTCATCAGGTGCTGacacgtggcactccatccaaaataagggtatatttgttccaaagtatgacgggaaGAATATATATATAGAGCCCAATAATATAACGAGggatattcttagaccattttcgaaagcaaaggggtatatttggccctggCCGTTTAAGAGCCTACAAATTGAGCGCGTGGAAGAAAAATTCAAAGGGGCCCCAGTTTTCTTGCAAAGTTGTCCACGACTGATTACTATTGACTTGGTTATTTTGTCAAGTCTTGGAATAAGGTTAAATCTCCATGGTTTTTTGTAAATTCATATGATTCGGAAGCTCCTCCCGTTGTGGATTATTAATAGTACTAGTGAGGGTAGACCGGGCTTTGTCCGAGCCCAACGTGAACAAAGTTATACTATTGTAACAAAAGATATAGTGACAATATCTAAGGAACAAGCATGTGTAGAGAAATGGAACTCTACTAAGCTATTACATCTTATAAGAAAGATCAGCTTTTTATGCAAAATAATAACTTTGCCATAGAATATAGGGTAAAGGGCCAAATatatatccctttactttggTATATTGTTCATATCTACCTTCTGTTATACTATCGGGACATATCTACCCTTACTGTTaacaaaactttttaaaaataaccCCATCTAACGGAATCCACCAGATTAATAAAataatcattttaaaaaaaattcattaacCCATAACCCGTTAAACCCATTATATAAAAATACGGAACCTAGATTTCTGAGACGTCTTAACACATTTTATTCATTTAGAGAGAGATCGAGAATAATGGTAAAAGTAGGAttagtaaaaatttatatttttggttcTTAGTTGTTCATGGTGGCGTTAGGATGTCATGTTATCACTTTTGGTTGTATTTTTTGTGGTTATAATATGACATCCCtttgtcaaatgcaatgcacactTGATAGTTAGTTTGTATGTCAGTAACAACTGATATATACTTTATCAATACTTGTGTTTGGTTAATGCATGAAGTTAGTGTACTTAAGTTGTTAAGTTACTTTCCAACTTGTTGGTGTACTTTCTTTCATTCTTGATGATTTTCGTAGACTCTAGCTTGATATTAAATTGAATCTCCtctaattattttctaatttttgttccTTATAAGTTCAGTTGTTACTAAGAATTATGAGTATTCCATCCCATAGCTTCAAATCTAACTTTGATTCTTAAGGCGTGATTTAGCAATAATTACTCGTTGCTCAAATGCTTAAAGCAGAATAAGATAATATGGTGCGTGAATACTCATCAACAAAGGCTCATTGTTGGAGGAAGAAATACCCCGGTAGCTGCCTTACGACTTCATAATTGTCAACCTAATAAGATGTTATAAACATTCACGTTATGGTGGGAAAAAATCATGGTAAATACTTTACACAATTCTGCATGGTGggaaataacaaagaaaaaagctagaagaaaacaaaattgaaaagGTAGAATATAATAAACATACAATAAGGATATTAAAAGAATCGTGACTCAATATATAAATGAATATTTGATTATCAATTTTTTTATGTCTTTCACGTCTTAAGTTCAACAAATGACTACGAAGGAGATGACTAATCCGTAAGAAAGAAGTGCAGTAAATAAAAAAGATTTAACGGGTTATTAATGGATTTTTTAAAAATAGGTATTTTTATTAAATTTGGTGGTTTTTCATTAGATGGAgggtatttttaaaaagtttggctAACGGTAAGGGTAGGTGTGACGCGATAGTATAACGGCGGGTAAATATGAACAATATActaaagtagaggggtatatttggcccttttccctacaatatatttttttgtatacaATATTTATCAATGACAGAAAAGTGAAGATTCCCTTACGGAGTATTTCTCTGACCGCAGAAAGCAAGAAACAATAATTGCATCATATTCTTTGTAGTAATAGCTTTGAGTAAAACATAGATAAAATCTAATAAGCTCCACCTAACATTAGTAAGTCTTCTTGTTATGCAATCTATCTCTTGGGCTAACTGCTGCTAATTTTAGCTTAAAGGTCGGTCTTAAGAACCTATGCATTAATTCATATTCATATGGTGCCAAATTTATCTTGTTGTCACAAATTAAAATTTATTGGTAAGATGATTCCAAGGGTTAGGTATTTTCATCATGCCAATCGACTAAGAATGTAACATGCAGCTCAAAGGTGTTATCCAATAAAAAAATCTGCCTAAAGTAATTTATCTATTAATTTTGGTACATCTATATTTTGAAAGGCGTCACAAAAATACTATTGCAAAATAAGGTGAAGCTCCTTTCTATTTTGAATTGTTCACACATGTTCATTTTGTACAAAAAAATCACACAGCTACTGCCAAAATCTCTTTCAGTCCACGGTTTTACTTCCTTAATCCAAGTGTTAAACGCGGGAAAACTTAACGACTCTAGTTTCTTCCAGGGCAAAAGAGTTTACCGCCAAAACCTGAAAATAAAATCTTAATAGCAAAAATCAAACACAACCGAAAATTAAAAAGCAGAATATGGAATCGTCATAGTACGAACTGAAGTCACCTGGAACTTATTAAAGGTAAATCAGCAGTAGAAAAAAATTCAAAGAAGCAAAGCAAAATTAAACAGAGATATGAAAGCGAGTGCGAGTAGAATTGAATACCACGCCGGAAAATCTTAAACTCTGTCATCGCCCACGATTTAGCCAAACTCAAATTACCAGCCCCTTGTCTTCCCAAGCGAAGCAACAAATTAAACCCAAAAGCAATAAGGAAATCTAATGGAAGCCATATTCattgaagaattttctcaaacactAACAGAGCAGCAGAATGCAGAAAACATCCATGGGAACACACAATTCAAACGAATTACACAAAATTGCAAAAAGATAATACTCCGTAGTAGAAATCACAGTCTGGGAATCAGAATCTATGGGGCCCAAATAATAGCGAAATAAATCAACA
Proteins encoded in this window:
- the LOC107807054 gene encoding uncharacterized protein LOC107807054; translated protein: MEKFNVARILLFLLQLGTLLIAHACPYCPYPPSTPKHPKLPPKHPSPKVKPPSTPHHPKQPPHAKPPSTPTHPKHPPHVKPPSTPTYPKHPPHVKPPSTPTYPKHPPHVKPPSTPKHPTPKPCPPPLPPRVKPPHVKPPYVPKPPVVHPPPTVSPPYVPKPPSPTPPVVSPPVIPKPPAPTPPVVSPPVIPKPPVVSPPVTPKPPAPTPPVVSPPVIPKPPVVSPPVTPKPPAPTPPVVSPPFVPNPPVVTPPPYVPNPPVVTPPVVKPSPPPSPCPPPPPPAIVPSPPAQQTCPIDALKLGACVDVLGGLIHIGIGGSAKQTCCPLLMGLVDLDAAICLCTTIRLKLLNINIILPIALQVLVDDCGKYPPKDFQCPSS